The nucleotide window TCTCAGCCGTCCCTTCTTATTGATAGTTTACCGTTGTGCATGTAAGTATATGAATAAATTTGTATAGCAAAATCTAGTGTTTAGTTCCTGAATTATGGCGTAGTACTTAATTTGTGTGAGAGTGGTGGAGGATGTGAATttccttggagaattttaagtgcTCTATTTTAGTAAGTGAAAGTAGCAGTGTTTCCATGTGATGGGGGAGGTGTTGACCTCTAGAGTTAGAAGTATGTAATTCTGAGTTAGGGATATAGGGAGATATatagggggattttttttttaaacacaggggAGCTTTATGACCTGGGAGAAGAGTAGAGAGCCAGTTACTTCCTGTGACTGAGAAATAGTAATGAATTTACTActgtttattttagaaatgacTTCATTTAGAAAAGATGTATCATATTGAACTTCCTAGTTTTCATATGGAGTTGTGCAAGTgcagtttgtttatttatgttttaccCACCAcagctccatactttggccacctgatgccaagaactgactcattggaaaagaccccaatgctgggaaagattgaaagcaaaaggataaGGGGATGGCAttggatgagatggctagatggcatcagtgactcagtggacatgagcaaactccaggagatagtgaacggcaggggggcctggcgtgctgcagtccatgtggtggcagagtcagagatgacttaatGAGCAACACCACCAAAATTctggaaaaaagttttttttttaatccatgaaaGGATACATGGTTCATGAAATCTGTTTTACACTGAACCATCCCCAGTAAGGAAGGAACAATGACAACACAGCAGCCTTCTTTCAGGATGCATTTCAACGCTCTCGCTGTGGTGGTTTTGAGGACTGAATGAGAAGCCCAGGTGGTCTTTTGATCTTGTTGAAGGTTCACTGAATATCCAGATTTCTAAAAGGTTTTTCGAGTGCCTACCGTGCACAGGGCTAGGCTTGGACATTGTTCTTCATCTGTTTCACTGCATTTACAATATCAGTTATAGACTGTTTCCTGTTCTCTTCTGTAGATGGAGAAAGACTGAAGATAGATTGAGTGACCCAACTATGCATGTGGTTCATCACATGCATTAAAAAACTGAGTAAAACTTCTGTTACGAAATGTTTTGATTTAGTTATTTCATTGGTTCCTAGTTAGGACCCTGGGAAGTATTTTCAGTATTACCAAAAGCTTTCCCCAAATTGTACATTTGCCTTTAGTGAAACTGCAGGGAATATGTAATTTAGAcgtcaaatgtcttttaatttggcTGGGGTAATGTTAATTTAGTCAACTAAACGTTTAAACATATTAAACATTCTAAGTTTTTTGTGATGaaatatgcataatataaaatttactatgttaagcatttttaaatgtaagatcagtgacattaagtacattcaccttGTTGGgcagccatcaccaccagcatctccagaacttactcatcttccTGAACTGAAACTTGCATCCATTAACTTCCATCCTAgtctgtcctcctcctcctctactCCTGACCACCACccttctactttctttttctaagtgtttgactactttgctgctgctgctgctaagtcgcttcagtcgtgtccgactctgtgcgaccccatagacagcagcccccccGTTGACTACTTTAGGTCCTTCATATATAAGTGGGATCATCCAGTAATTGtccctttgtgactggcttatttcactttacaTGTTCTCAGGGTTCATCTActacttcctttttaaggctgaataatattccattgtgtgtgtgtgtgtgtgtgtgtgtgtgtatatatatatatatataacattttgtttATAAACATCCTAAATTTTAACACCAAATGTTAGCAACCAAGGAGCTTTCATGATGATCAAGAGCTCTCactgaaaattatagatacctttgtttaatgaaaacaaaatcagattagttgtttttctgtGCTCAGTACCTTTAAAAATATAGGAACAGTGGGGGATAAAGCTAAGATGTACATTGTATCCTTGGTGGGTCCTGTAATTTCCCTTCCATGTGTATAGTGACACATGGTGTATCTTTCTGAAATTTGCAGCTGATGCAGGTGATGTTTTTGTTTCCTACCTAATATAGTGATGATGTATATGGAAGAACATGAAGGACTTGTCCTGAGGTATAGagtgtatggtggtggtggtggtttagttgctgagtcatgtccgactcttgagaccccatggactgtagcaagccaggctcctctgtccatagtattctccaggcaagaatactggggtgggttgctatttccttccccagaggatcttcctgacctagcaatcgaaccctggtcttaacctgcattgtagacagattctttaccgactgagccatgagggaagccctatagattgtatgctatgctaagtcacttcagtcgtgtccgactctctgcgaccccgcagacggcagcccaccaggctcccccgtccctgggattctccaggcaagaacactggagtgggttgccatttccttctccaatgcatgaaagtgaaaactgaaagtgaagtcgctcagtcgtgtccgactcgtcgagacccccgtggactgcaggcaCCAGGCTCCTgcccccatgggattttccaagcaagagtactggagtggggtgccatcgccttctgtATAGGAAGGTTTATTTCCCTTTGTTTACCACTTtctagggctccccaggtggtgctagtggtaaagaacctgcctgccaacgcagaagacataaaagacgcaagttatccctgggttgagaagtttccctggaggagggcatgacaacccactaaagtattcttgcctggagaatcccatggacagaggagcctgggaggctacagtccacggggtcgcaaagagttggacgtgactgaaatgCCTTAGCataccactttttaaaatcatgCATTGGTTCCCTGACATTCTCcagtggggatggaggagggttcttttctgtcttttttttcttctttttctgaggATCTTTATGAACTTCTGTGTTTTAGCGTATATGATGTGTTTGAGTTCATTTCAATTACTGTCCTTTTGATACTCAAATTGCCATATCTCCAGTCAGATAGACGTATTCAGGTTGGCTCCGAGTCCTTATGACAGACCTCCAGTGGCTTGTAGTAGCTTTCTTGCTTTCTGGTGTGACGAAATGTTCCAGGCTTATCCTGTACTCTTCCTGTTCCAAGGGAAGGGAAAgtaaatgatcaataaatatgttaaaatgttcaattttactagtaattaaagaaatgaaattaaaagcaaaaataagggactttcctggcactcccaatacagggggcacaggctcgatctctggttggggaactaagatcctatattcCACgcactgcagccaaaaaaaaaaaaaagcaaaaataaaataccatttgTAATAAACCAAATGTTTCTCCCtcaaattcttatgttgaaaccCTATCCCCCAGTGTgctggtatttggagatggggcctttgggaggtaattagggttAGGATGGcgccctcatgatgggattagtacccttataagaagagacagacACCCAGAGAGCTCACTAACCCTTTCTGCAAtacttccttccccacccccaccatgtgCAAAGAAGGGGTCATTTGAGCCTATAGCCAGATGGCAGCCACTTAGAAGCCAAGAGAAGAGTCTCAAATGAAATCGACCTTGGCATCTTCATCTTAGAGttttcagcctccagaattgtgagaaataagtttctgttgtttaagccaccccagACTATGGTATTTTTTAATGGCAATCTGAGCCAACTAAGACACCATTTTTCAATGATTGTGTCGGCAATATAATTTAGACTCAATTTAGACCTTAATGGATGTGAAACAATTTGGTAAAGCTTAATATAAGGTATTATATTATTATGATTACTTCTGGTATGCCTCCTCTTGGTAGGTAGTCTTAATATTTGGGCATTTCCCAGTTTGGAATGGGAATAAGGATGATAGTAATTCTCAGTGCTGGTGAAGATGAAGGAAGTGTGTACTCTTGGTCACATTTATATGTAGATTTATAAACTGATGCACTCATTCTAAATAGCTACTTAGAGTgtagagtgttagtcactcagtcatgtcctactctttgtgatcccatggactgcagcttgccgggctcctctgtccatggaattctccaggcaggaatactagaatgggtagccatgcacttccccaggggatcttcctgacccagggatcaaacctgggtcccctgcattgcaggcagattctttactatctgagccacaggggaagtccacAATAGCAACTGTTATGTATCAGAATGTAAAATTCGCATTTAACTCAGCAATTCCATATTTGGGAATTTATCCcgaaaaataataggaaaagttAACAGATATGTATATAGTAAGAACTATTTACTGTATGCAGTTATTTCATAAATAATCTGAGTAAAGAACTCATTAGGGTACTTTGCATGCATTGAAAATAATGATATGTTTGTATTAACCAGTCTGGAAAGATGCCCATTATAAATTATTGAGTGAAAAAGGGAGGTTACAGAACTGTAGGCATAGAAAATGCTGGACAACTAGgctttggaggccaagaatcaTACCTATGAGAATCTAGGCTCCAGGGACCGCTTAGTGAGCAATCTGTTTCAGGTACCATGGTCTCAAAGACAGCACCCCCTGATTTCATTCTTGTGTCAtaagatttcatttttctggAGAGAGAATATGATCAGCCTTGTTAGGTAATTTGTCATTTGCTCGAAGTTGACAGCACCACAGAGATGGAACTTGTTTTTAGAGTCCAGGAATCAACAAGGTAggaaagcttcttgatgaaagtgaaagaggagagtgaaaaagctggtttaaaactcaacattcaaaaaactaagatcacggcatctggtcccatcacttcattgtaaatagatggggaaacaatggaagcagtgacagactttattttcttgggctccaaaatcactgcagatggtgactgcagccatgaaattaaaagacacttgctcccgggaagaaaagctatgacaaacctagacaacatattaaaaagcagagacatcactttgcccacaaaggtctgtatagataaagctatggtttttccaatagtcatatatggatgtgagagttgaactgtgaagaaagctgagcgccgaagaattgatgcttttgcactgtggtgttggagaagacttttgagactcccttggactgcaaggagatcaaaccaatcaatcctaaaggaaataagtcctgaatattcattggaaggactgatgctgaagctgaaactccagtactctggccacctgatgcgaagaactgagtcattggtaaagaccctgatgctgggaaatattggaggcgggaggagaaggggatgacagaggatgagatggcatcaccgactggatggacatgagtctgggcaaactccaggagttggtgatggacagggaagtctggcgtgccacagtccatgggattgcaaagaatcggacaggactgagagacttaactGAATCAAAGGTAAGTTGGGGTGCTTTTTTATTAAAGAAAGGGATGATTCCAGGGAGACAAGGAGATAGACACCTGCTTCACATtcaagtggggcttcccaggtgtcgctagtggtaaagaacctgcctgccaatgcaggagacacaagagactcaggttcgatcccctacagaaggaaatggcaactcactccattattcttgcctgggaaatcctatggacagaggagcctagcaggctgcagttcatagggctACAAGAATCTGATACAGTcatgactacaccaccaccacacatTCAGGTAAAATTAAATACATTCTTTGATCAGAAACATTGAATTAATTATTACATCTACATAAAAGACTACAAACTCGGATAAACTTGGTCTTTCTTTTCTAACTTTTGTTTTTGTCATGTTAGAACCTATACAAGTGGATCAACTCTATTTGATTTCTATCTTTCATAGAAAATAATgggtcaaaattaaaattttggattattcatggattttaaaaattatgctgtTTTCTCTTTAAATGTGGTTAATTCAAAATCAGGTCTATTTCTCTGATGTCAGCAGGCAGAAATAGAAGTCTTTGCATTTGTATGGTGGCAAGGATACCCACCTTTCAGAGAAAGAGTATTTTtagaatagaatggaaaagtAGTGTTTATGGAAAACCTCCAAAAATAATGGAATAGTAGATTGTAGAGTGTAGAAAATTATTTTGTAGGTGTGCAGAGGTCTGTGCAGATAATATAGCCTTACTTGAACATCTTTCTCACTGTTACTATTTTTAATCAAAAGCACAATTACAGCCAACATGGAAAGAGCTTTGAGAAAGATAACACACACTACAGTTTAAGATTCACAagttctcactttttaaaaattaaagacttaATTTAGACCTTAACGGATGTGAAAGGATTTGGAAATGCATAATAGAAGTTATTATGTTGTTACAGTTatttatgctttttcttttttggtagtcTTAATACTTGGACATTTCCTCCCTGTTTGGAATGGGCATGGTAGAGCTCCTGGGTTAAAGTTTTGGTTGTATGATATCTGTTCATGTCTGATTAAGACTAAGAAGTTGGCctttttcagaaataatttttatgacaGCCTCAGCCTTTCAAGTCTCAGCTGTTGATCCCAAGCTTTTTACTAGTTGGGACACTCAATTCTACAGGCTCTTTGGTATCTGCCTTCTAAAAGTATTGCTTAGTGTTTTCAAATTCTACTGAGATATAGAGAAATGTCACTGGGTTCAGAATTTTTTCATCCACATTGAATGTTTCTCTGACCAGTTTCTTGCAAACAATAAAGGGAAGATTAGTTTAGACTTCCAAGGCAGTTACACATGATGTGTGTCTGTTAATTTTAGCCTCTGGCAAGAGAAATCAAGAGTCTTATGTAGAACATACTTTGAGTACTGTGTTGTTGTCCCCATACTTAGCTTTCCTGCATCTTTGGCTTTTGAGAGTATATGGTACTGTCCTGGGGAAACACGTGGCACTGTCAGTGATAGCCGTGACAAAACAGTGTTGTCAGAGGCCCTCCACGAGGTCCTCTCCATGAGGACATGCTGGTTAGTACTGGAGTAGTTTTAATATTCCTGAAAAATTGATCAGTAGTGATGGTTCCATATGCTAAGAATATACAGGCTCATCTTCACCCATAAATCAGTTTCTTAAGCTTCAGACAGCCTCTTAGCTGGACGGGCAAATTCAGCTCCAAAGGTTAGAATATCAGAACATGCATGATAAGAAGTTAGGCTAATGCTGTGGATGAAAAGCCTGCACACCCAGAGCTGACATTTCAGCTGACATTTTAGTTACTGTATGTAAATGTTAAAACATCAGAAAATTTGTGTCTGTCTTAACATCTGAAAATTAACATCTGTCATATATAAGAATGCCTTAAAAAAAGTCATACCTGGAATTAACTTACCTGAAAGAAAGGAGTTTAAGGAGGTTGGATCATGGGACGGGTAGGTGGGTGAATGTGGCTTAACTCAGGTCACGTTTTCCAGTGCCTACCAATAGTTtgaatctttttcatttttgtgcatGCCGTAAAGATGGCAATGAGAAACGAGAAACCCATGGCCCATGAAATGAGCAACCCAGTCTGTGCTTCTTATGTAGgaggttaactttttaaaattttctgatatCTGAATGATGAAATAAATTCTGTAATATTTGAAATGTTTGGAATAAAACACGGCAACTCTTAGTAAAAGATAGCTCACAGTTTGCTTATTCCAgtagtaataatttttaatactttgatGGAGTGAGTGTGTAAGTGGCATACACATTGCTTTGATTCCTCACCCAATGGTGATTCTGAGGGATTTGGGAATAAATAGAGTTGTGTCGGATTGGGGTGCTGCCCAGAATCTATCCATTGTGGCTTACTCAAGCATCAGTTCCCAACATTTTTGAATTTATAGCATCCTGGTTGTGTTTGATTTTGCATCTCCCTCCTCCTGACCATTCTTAAACAGCCATGACAGCCCAGATCTCTGTTATAAGTGGAGGGCAAAGTGCTGATATATGAAGTCCACAAATTATCACCATAATTCAATTTTATCTAATTATGTCAACCTTTAATTTTAACTTATCAGTACTGAACCTTTTCTGGAGGATTAACAAGCCGCATGATTACAGTGCTGTATGGAATAGAATTCTTTAGGTTTTTGATCAACTCATTAATGttgttttgaaaaattttgtGATACAGTATAGTaaatagggggcttcccaggtggtgctagtggtaaagaatcctccagccaatgcaggagatgtaagagacgcaggttcgctgcctggatcgggaagatcccccggaggaggagatggcaacccactccagtgttcttgcttggagaatctcatggacagaggagcctagtgggctacagccctaGGTGTACGTAGCCTGTCTGAGGAAGGAGGCGTGCTGAGGGGCTTGGACTCATTCATAAATTAGATCATGAATGAGCTTCCAGAAGTTAAGGTTGAGTTTAATTCTTCTCTCTTTGTATCTACCTCGCCTTAAGCACTGTCTTAAGTACTTAGTGTTATTTTGAGAAGTGAACCGTCTCATAGCATAGGAAATTCTAGGTAAGTAGGGCAACAGAAAGTCTGCAGAAGGTTATATATCAATATGTAATATAATTATATCTTATATTGGAGAGTACAATCAACTGGGATGCAGACTTTTAgctcctattatttttttttttgcaaagaactCAGCCTTTTATTATATGTGTTCCTAAAGAGGTTGTTTAGTCAAAAAGACCAGAACCCATGTCATGGTCAgactcttcagattcttttctgggCTTCTGCTTTCTTGTTCTCACCCGGGGCAgcaggggtggagggggcaggACCTCTGTCTGGTTCAGCACTAGCTGCTGGGGCAGGCCCACTAGCCCCCGCCTTGCGGGTGAGGTCCCCGATGTTGACACTGGCCAAAGCGTTTGCAAACAAGCCTGGCCAGGAAGGGCCAGTGTTTACACCGGCTGCTTTAACGAGGGCATTGATCTTGCCCTCCGTGACCATCACCTCTTTGTTGTGCAGGATGAGGGCCCAGTAGATGCAGACAAGCTCCAAGACGGAGGCCACGGTGTGGGCAAGTATTGAGGGGGCTGCTGGGCGAGGTGCTAGTCACCGGCTGAAGTGAGGGCTTCGCCCCAGCGCAGCCTGAGCTCCCTCCGAAGgatgaagcgtcttagcagcagctGTGGAAAGCAGCTCCTGAATTTTTATCTAGTTGTCTTAATCATGGTCACACTGTTGTAAGAAAAGTATTTTGTTTCTTGACCTCTATACTGTTTTATGTGTGAAACTTCAGTGTtctttttgcttaattttaataTGATAATATGACTTTACTTCTTAATATGATTCTAACTCTGACATAATATAAACTATGCATATatgaggacatctttttttaaaaactttgcttACTGGTTGACTTTTGCCTGTCCTCAGTCTTCATTGCAGTTCTAGGGCctttcattgcaatggcttctcctgttgctgagcatgggctctagggtgtgggctCAAGtacttgtggctcatgggcttagaaccctgcggcatgtgggatcttccccgaccagggatcaaacctgtgtcccctgcactggcaggtgggttcttaactactggaccaccagggaagtcctggggacATCTTGAAAGAAATATATTCTTTCTTCAAATTCTCTAGTCCCCTTCTAAatttaaaagcacaaaaataGCAACAACCAAAAGATTACTAAGATAGGTTGGTTCTAATGTAAACTACTTAGTtgttgtaatattttatttttaaaaagatgcttttCTTTGAATATGTGAGTCTTTCTAGAAGTCCAGGTAAATGGGGCTCCAGGTGGGAAGCGACTGCCCACCTGTGGTGAATGCTTTTCTGATTCCTTTTTTCTGATTGGCTGGTGCTGAAATTTAAATCTGGTTTTGACCTGTGGAGGTCTTTGCACACCTTAGTCTTCTCTCAGGATTCCCTCTTCTCCTTGTGGTTGGACCTATTTTCACTATTATGGGCACCAAGTAGGTAACCTTAACGTATTGGGCTCATAGAAGAAAAGAGTCGTGGATTCTAGAAGGGCACTTTGGGAGTGGTCTAAGAAGTTAACTGGAGTTCACTGCTTATGGGGAAGGCTGCACTGAAGTTCTGCTTTCTATAGCAGAGCCCCCAGGTGTTTTGGGTGGAGTGGTCAGAGGTGGTGGGTGGAATGGGGAAAACATGTGGTTTAAGGAGCCAGATTCGAGTTCGGACGTATGGATCTGAGTTGTGTGAAAGCAGATGGAGCACTTAGGCAtgtggccttttctttcttttacttaaaaaaaactttactatattctgtATATGTATCCCTCTTCTTGTGTATCAATGATTTCCTCATTTCTTGGTTGCTTTTCAGTTCCAACTCTGTTCATAGTACATCTTATGTATAAAAGTTCAAATTTTCTATGTAGTCAAATCTATCTTTTTTCCATAGTTTCTGCTTTGATCATTTGTTTAGAAAGTCTTTATCTGTGgagtgcttttctttcttttaataaagCAGTCAGgtgttttaaactttaaaataagctTTTAATCTTGGAATAATATACAGAAAAGGTACAAAGATACTTTGTACAGAGAGTTCCTTAGGCTCTTCACCCAGCTTCCTCTGATGTTTACCATCACATAGAACTATAGAACATTTGCCAAAACTAAGAAGTTAACATCAGTGCAAGTGCATTGTCATTAACTTAAGCTCTGGACTTCCTTCCAGTTGCACGAATGTTTTCACTGATGTCCTTCCCAGGGTACCATGCTGCTTAAGAGGGGCGAGTTTTGAAGAGGCAGGACCACACATGGCAATGTGTTCTGTGAAGTAGGTGAGCTCCAGACACTGCACTTGTGTGAAATGTGGCAGCTTTATGGTTTACAGAATTCttttacacacacataatttagatggaaaatattctttttaaaaaaaatttatttttggctgtgcggggtcttcgttgctgcgtgcggGTTTTCTCTGGTTGTAGTGAGTGGGCACTACTCTggagttgcggtgtgcaggcttcagtagctgccgcacgtgggctctagagcccaggctcagaagttgtggtaccTTG belongs to Bubalus kerabau isolate K-KA32 ecotype Philippines breed swamp buffalo chromosome 9, PCC_UOA_SB_1v2, whole genome shotgun sequence and includes:
- the LOC129620211 gene encoding 60S acidic ribosomal protein P1-like, whose product is MVTEGKINALVKAAGVNTGPSWPGLFANALASVNIGDLTRKAGASGPAPAASAEPDRGPAPSTPAAPGENKKAEAQKRI